TATGAACACCAGCAAAGTTTGCTGCTTCGTGGAAATCACCCTGGTTCGATGAACCTTCACCGAATGAGCAGAATGTGACAAGGTCTTTCCCTTCCATACGCCCCGCAAGAGCAAATCCTACCGCATGTGGTACTTGCGTTGTTACTGGAGAAGATCCAGTAATAATATTATTCTTCTTCTGTCCGAAGTGTCCAGGCATTTGACGACCTGCAGAGTTTGGATCTTCTGCTTTCGCAAATCCAGATAGCATAAGGTCTTTTGCAGTCATACCGAACGCAAGGACAACTCCCATATCACGATAATAAGGAGCGACAAAATCTTTTTCTGGATCCATTGCAAAGGCAGAGCCTACCTGTGCGGCCTCCTGCCCTTGACAAGAGATTACAAATGGAATTTTCCCAGCTCGGTTAAGTAACCACATGCGTTCATCAATTTTACGAGCCATTAACATTGTTTCAAACATTTCGAGCACTCTTTCATCAGAGAGACCTAATGCTTCATGACGATTTTCAGCCATAATGTTTTACCTCCTTATATAACCTTTATTAAGAATGAATTGCTTTTCCATCCACTGCAAGCGCAGCTTCACCAATTGCCTCGGATAATGTTGGGTGAGGATGGATTGTATGTGCCACTTCCC
The sequence above is drawn from the Pseudalkalibacillus hwajinpoensis genome and encodes:
- a CDS encoding thiamine pyrophosphate-dependent dehydrogenase E1 component subunit alpha, encoding MAENRHEALGLSDERVLEMFETMLMARKIDERMWLLNRAGKIPFVISCQGQEAAQVGSAFAMDPEKDFVAPYYRDMGVVLAFGMTAKDLMLSGFAKAEDPNSAGRQMPGHFGQKKNNIITGSSPVTTQVPHAVGFALAGRMEGKDLVTFCSFGEGSSNQGDFHEAANFAGVHKLPVLFVCENNKYAISVPVSKQLACEKVSDRAIGYGMPGVTVDGNDPLAVYEASKEAVERGRRGDGPTLIETVSYRLTPHSSDDDDRAYRTREEVEEAKKKDAIITFAAYLKEVGVLTDEIEKEIHDRVQKEVDEATEYAENADYAPAEDAMKHVYAE